The following are from one region of the Amycolatopsis sp. QT-25 genome:
- a CDS encoding DUF397 domain-containing protein, with the protein MTTWHENMTGWHKSTYTHWEENACVEVGAAPGLVGIRDTKQWAMPDQTRPILVLPSESFAALLDHLGR; encoded by the coding sequence ATGACCACCTGGCACGAGAACATGACCGGCTGGCACAAGTCGACCTACACGCACTGGGAGGAGAACGCCTGCGTCGAGGTCGGCGCCGCGCCCGGCCTGGTCGGTATCCGGGACACCAAACAGTGGGCGATGCCCGACCAGACGCGGCCCATCCTGGTGCTGCCGTCCGAATCCTTCGCCGCGCTCCTCGATCACCTTGGCCGATGA